The Prunus persica cultivar Lovell chromosome G7, Prunus_persica_NCBIv2, whole genome shotgun sequence genome has a segment encoding these proteins:
- the LOC18769920 gene encoding uncharacterized protein LOC18769920, translated as MEFSPQGQKQKLQSPARKFLSTGTQKDLWLVVREGSLADVDSALSLLKKSGGDINSRNIFGLTPLHIATWRNHIPIVRRLLTAGADPDARDGESGWSSLHRALHFGHLAVASILLQFGACISLEDSKSRTPIDLLSGPVLQVLQDGHNSVTTEVYSWGSGTNYQLGTGNAHIQKLPCKVDALHGSLIKLVSAAKFHSVAVTSRGEVYTWGFGRGGRLGHPDFDIHSGQAAVITPRLVTSGLGSRRVKAIAAAKHHTVIATEGGEVFTWGSNREGQLGYTSVDTQPTPRRVSSLRSKVVAVAAANKHTAVVSDNGEVFTWGCNREGQLGYGTSNSASNYTPRGVEYLKGKVFAGVAAAKFHTIVLGVDGEVYTWGHRIVTPKRVVVARNLKKSGNTTLKFHRKERLHVVSIAAGMVHSMALTDDGALFYWISSDPDLRCQQLYSLGGRNMVNISAGKYWTAAVTATGDVYMWDGKKGKDKPPVATRLHGTKRATSVSVGETHVLIIGSLYHPVYPSNVVKNPQKQKSNVKDELEELDEDLMFNDMESDTLLPTIQNDDTDKGPIPTLKSLCEKVAGENLVEPRNAIQLLEIADSLVADDLQKYCEDIAIRNLDYIFTVSSQAIASASTDALANLENILDLRSSEPWSYRRLPTPTATFPATIYSEEEGSENEVQRTRDGHTKQSTSKNEIHQRPDSFLQPKDDLNHGLGKQVRALRKKLQQIEMLEAKQSSGQLLDDQQITKLQTRPALESELAELGVPVETPPLKASSSVQPDGKGNKRVELSKKQRRKNKQMATPVDIGSSFPGDEVEPKHTKDFLSIEISQTTKNKEEDAMSEGIMTNQTTKESALCVQKDNLNLTKNKCSSPITSKKKNKKGGLSMFLSGALDDAPKYIVPPPPSPKSEGPAWGGAKIPKGFASLRAIQDEQSKTKDSQSTRNRGHAEDPFNARSDGKILLSSFLPSKPIPVVSIPVVATHTSVASDGERGTPPWTASGTPPLLSRPSLRDIQMQQGKQHHSLSHSPKTKTAGFSVTNGQGSPLDASGVNRWFKPEVDTPSSIRSIQIEEKAMKDLRRFYSSVRIVKNPS; from the exons ATGGAATTCTCACCTCAAGGGCAAAAGCAGAAGTTGCAGTCACCTGCTCGCAAATTTTTGTCGACTGGAACGCAGAAAGATCTCTGGCTTGTTGTGCGAGAAGGATCATTGGCAGATGTGGATTCAGCACTATCACTACTGAAGAAGAGTGGTGGTGATATtaattcaagaaatatttttgGTCTCACTCCTCTTCATATTGCAACATGGAGAAATCACATTCCCATCGTTAGGAGGCTTCTTACAGCTGGTGCTGACCCAGATGCTAGG GATGGGGAATCCGGATGGAGTAGCCTTCACAGGGCTCTGCATTTTGGTCATCTTGCTGTGGCAAGTATACTTCTCCAGTTTGGTGCTTGTATCTCACTGGAGGACTCTAAATCTCGAACACCTATCGATCTCCTATCGGGGCCTGTCTTGCAAGTTCTTCAAGATGGACATAATTCTG TTACTACAGAGGTTTATAGTTGGGGAAGTGGCACAAACTATCAACTTGGAACTGGAAATGCACACATACAAAAGTTACCATGCAAAGTGGATGCTCTTCATGGTTCTTTAATCAAGTTAGTTTCTGCTGCTAAGTTCCATAGTGTAGCAGTCACTTCTCGAGGAGAAGTCTACACTTGGGGCTTTGGAAGAGGAGGACGACTTGGTCACCCAGATTTTGATATACACAG TGGTCAAGCTGCAGTTATCACACCTCGTTTGGTGACTTCTGGTCTAGGGTCCCGTCGGGTAAAAGCAATTGCTGCAGCTAAACATCACACTGTTATTGCTACAGAGGGTGGAGAAGTTTTTACTTGGGGATCCAACAGAG AGGGTCAGCTTGGGTACACTTCTGTGGACACCCAACCTACACCTCGAAGAGTGAGTTCCCTTAGATCAAAAGTTGTTGCAGTTGCTGCAGCAAACAAGCACACGGCTGTTGTTTCTGATAATGGTGAGGTTTTCACATGGGGCTGCAATAGGGAGGGTCAGCTTGGCTACGGTACATCTAACTCTGCGTCAAATTACACTCCAAGAGGAGTTGAATACTTGAAAGGCAAGGTTTTTGCGGGTGTTGCAGCAGCAAAATTTCACACAATTGTCTTGGGAGTTGACGGGGAG GTATACACTTGGGGTCATCGAATTGTTACACCCAAACGTGTTGTAGTTGCTAGAAACTTGAAAAAGAGTGGAAATACCACTTTGAAGTTTCATCGCAAAGAACGGCTTCATGTGGTTTCTATAGCTGCAGGGATGGTACATAGCATGGCTCTGACAGATGATGGTGCATTATTTTATTGGATTTCATCAGATCCTGATCTAAGATGCCAACAG TTGTATTCGCTGGGTGGAAGAAATATGGTGAACATATCTGCAGGGAAATACTGGACTGCTGCCGTTACAGCTACAGGTGATGTTTACATGTGGGATGGGAAGAAAGGTAAGGATAAGCCACCAGTTGCAACTCGGTTACATGGTACAAAACGGGCTACTTCAGTTTCTGTAGGTGAAACACACGTATTGATTATTGGTTCCCTTTATCATCCTGTCTATCCTTCCAATGTGGTGAAGAACCCTCAGAAGCAGAAGTCAAATGTCAAAGATGAGCTAGAAGAGCTTGACGAAGATCTTATGTTCAATGATATGGAGTCCGATACTCTTTTACCTACTATCCAAAACGATGATACTGATAAGGGGCCCATACCAACCTTAAAAAGTCTTTGTGAAAAAGTGGCAGGAGAGAATCTAGTGGAGCCACGAAATGCTATTCAACTGCTTGAAATTGCTGATTCACTCGTGGCAGATGATTTACAGAAGTATTGTGAG GACATTGCCATACGCAACCTTGACTATATATTTACGGTATCATCACAAGCTATTGCTAGTGCTTCAACAGATGCTCTAGCTAACcttgaaaatatattggacctaAGGTCATCTGAACCATGGAGTTACCGTCGTCTCCCAACTCCTACAGCTACTTTTCCTGCTACTATTTATAGTGAAGAGGAAGGTAGTGAGAATGAGGTTCAAAGGACACGTGACGGCCATACAAAGCAATCCACATCGAaaaatgaaatacaccaaAGACCAGATTCCTTTCTACAGCCCAAAGATGATCTAAATCATGGTCTCGGCAAGCAAGTTCGAGCCTTGCGGAAAAAGTTGCAGCAGATTGAGATGCTTGAAGCAAAACAGTCTAGTGGGCAACTTCTTGATGACCAGCAAATTACAAAGCTTCAGACGAGGCCAGCTCTTGAAAGCGAGCTTGCTGAGCTTGGTGTTCCAGTTGAGACACCACCATTGAAGGCATCATCTTCCGTTCAGCCAGATGGAAAAGGGAACAAAAGGGTTGAGCTATCAAAAAAACAGAGGAGAAAGAACAAACAGATGGCCACACCAGTGGATATAGGGTCTTCTTTTCCGGGGGATGAAGTAGaaccaaaacacacaaaagatTTCTTGAGTATTGAAATCTCTcaaaccacaaaaaataag GAGGAAGATGCCATGAGTGAAGGGATTATgacaaaccaaaccactaaGGAGTCAGCTTTGTGTGTTCAGAAGGACAATTTAAACCTAACAAAGAATAAGtgttcatcaccaataacttccaagaagaagaataaaaagggTGGGCTTTCTATGTTCTTGAGTGGCGCTCTTGATGATGCCCCCAAATACATTGTACCACCCCCACCATCCCCAAAAAGTGAAGGCCCTGCATGGGGTGGAGCTAAAATCCCGAAAGGATTTGCATCTCTTCGTGCGATTCAGGATGAGCAAAGCAAAACCAAGGACAGTCAGTCAACTAGGAACAGAGGTCATGCAGAAGATCCTTTCAATGCTAGAAGTGATGGGAAGATTCTACTGAGTTCGTTTTTGCCTTCCAAGCCAATACCAGTGGTCTCGATACCAGTGGTTGCAACCCATACTTCAGTGGCATCTGATGGAGAAAGAGGTACACCTCCTTGGACTGCTTCGGGAACTCCTCCCCTTCTTTCTCGCCCTTCTCTTAGGGACATCCAAATGCAGCAG GGAAAACAACATCATAGTCTTTCCCACAGTCCAAAGACTAAAACGGCTGGATTCTCAGTCACTAATGGTCAGGGTTCACCATTGGATGCTTCTGGAGTGAACCGCTGGTTCAAACCAGAGGTGGATACACCCTCATCGATTCGATCAATTCAGATTGAGGAAAAGGCTATGAAGGACCTTAGGCGCTTCTACAGCAGCGTTAGGATTGTGAAGAACCCATCTTAA
- the LOC18769240 gene encoding aspartic proteinase-like protein 2, giving the protein MQGLKARILASVAVLLSLVYCGLTTPSTFLSLERVYPPSHHGQIEQLRAHDRVRHARLLQNLTGSVVDFPLHGTSDPNLAGLYYTKVKLGSPPKEFNVQIDTGSENLWVTCNSCSDCPRTTWLPIQLSSYDSNSSSTARLIPCSMCTSAFQAKCSPQTNQCSYTTQYADGSGIFGHYVSDTLHFDRIQGQSYIDSSASIIFGCTTYEFGGLTSSLSTLDGIFGFSQGPLSVISQLSSRGLTPKVFSHCLKGDEKGGGILALGEILEPSIVYSPLVPPRHHYYLNLQSIAVNGKILPIDPATFTAHDRGTIIDSGTTLAFLVEDAYVPFVHAITSAVSPSLTPFISDENQCYHVTTSLAEVFPAVSLNFVGASMVLKPEEYLIRQIGIGVWCIGFQKAQGGVTILGDLVLKDKIIVYDLALQRIGWANYDCSSPVNVSIPSSYARRRSESRSSLGDMLLSVLTTGFVVMYMLA; this is encoded by the exons ATGCAGGGCTTGAAGGCTCGGATCCTGGCCTCCGTCGCCGTGCTGCTGTCTCTTGTCTACTGTGGCTTGACCACGCCGTCCACCTTTCTTTCCTTAGAACGGGTTTATCCGCCGAGTCACCACGGACAGATTGAGCAGCTCCGAGCTCATGACCGAGTCAGGCACGCCCGACTCTTACAAAACTTGACGGGCAGCGTTGTGGACTTCCCACTCCACGGCACCTCCGATCCGAACTTGGCCGG GCTTTATTATACCAAAGTCAAATTGGGCTCTCCGCCAAAAGAATTCAACGTGCAGATTGACACTGGAAGTGAAAACTTGTGGGTTACCTGCAATTCCTGCAGTGATTGCCCCCGGACTACTTGGCTTCCC ATTCAGCTCAGTTCCTATGATTCTAACAGCTCATCAACTGCACGGTTGATCCCCTGTTCAATGTGCACCTCCGCATTTCAAGCCAAATGTTCTCCTCAGACTAACCAGTGCAGTTACACTACTCAATATGCAGATGGAAGTGGGATATTTGGTCATTACGTATCGGATACACTACATTTTGACCGGATTCAGGGGCAATCCTATATTGACTCTTCAGCATCCATTATTTTTGG GTGCACTACCTATGAGTTTGGGGGTTTGACTAGTTCACTTTCAACACTGGATGGGATATTTGGGTTTAGCCAAGGGCCTCTGTCTGTTATATCGCAGTTGTCATCTCGAGGGTTGACTCCCAAAGTGTTCTCTCATTGTTTGAAGGGAGATGAAAAAGGAGGGGGCATACTTGCTCTTGGTGAGATTTTGGAGCCAAGTATTGTTTACAGTCCTCTTGTTCCACCACG GCaccattattatttaaatctgCAGAGCATTGCTGTAAATGGGAAAATCCTGCCAATTGATCCAGCAACCTTCACAGCACACGATAGAGGAACTATTATCGACTCAGGAACAACTTTGGCATTCCTTGTTGAAGATGCTTACGTTCCTTTCGTTCATGCG ATAACTTCAGCTGTTTCACCATCCCTGACTCCCTTCATTTCAGACGAAAACCAGTGTTATCATGTAACCACCAG TTTGGCTGAGGTTTTTCCTGCTGTTAGTCTAAACTTTGTTGGTGCATCAATGGTGTTGAAACCAGAAGAGTACCTTATACGTCAA ATAGGCATTGGTGTGTGGTGCATTGGTTTTCAAAAGGCTCAAGGAGGGGTGACAATCTTAGGAG ATCTTGTTCTAAAAGATAAGATAATCGTCTACGATTTAGCTCTTCAACGAATTGGATGGGCAAACTATGATT gcTCATCACCTGTAAATGTCTCCATACCTTCTAGCTATGCTCGACGGCGGAGTGAAAGCAGATCTTCATTAGGAGACATGCTATTGAGCGTGCTAACAACAGGATTTGTGGTGATGTACATGTTGGCATGA